TTCCAGATGTGCTTGGCCCCTAGAAGAGACGACATACCGACGAAGAACACACGGTACACCGACGACGCCGAATAAGTTCCATTGTCGGTCCACCTCCAGATGAAGCGGTCTGAGGCGAGGGGCTGCAACTGGATCCCTTCGAGCTTTTTCCAAAGCAGGACATACTCAATGAGTACCGGAGCCGTCGTTGCCCCGGAGATGTCCCTGACCCACTGACGCTGGTGTAACGTTTCCTTGACAGTCTGGTTCCGGAGATGAAGCTGCTGGTTGGATGCTACCATACCAATTGTTATTGCCATGCATGTCAATGGCGTATTGTTTGACCATTCATATGTATCCTTTTTTTGTTTGCATCTTTCTGTTTTCCCTCTTTCTTCCAGTGCCAGGACGAACAAGGTCACGGCCATGTCAAGGGATGCTGACTCAGGAATATGCTTGTTCAGCTGTTTATGACGTtgttacgttttcttcttttcaGTTCACCTAATATGAGGTCATTTTCTGTGCTCCGACTTTTGGGGGACAAGTTTGTAGAAAAACTTTTTTGGCAAACATGCGTGTCACAGTTTTGGAGGAAAACTTGCGGTGAAACTTTGAAAACTTGTTCACTGCAATGGCATTCTCTGTTCCTTGTTTCATCAGGAGCTTTGCGAGATGGGTTTTTCCTCTCGTGCTCTCGGTGTGATGCTGCGGGTTCAGTCAGCGCACTCCTTCCGGTAATTGAGTACGTAGCCAATAGACGGCTGCGCAGTGGGCACCAGCGGCATGCAGCCGGCGGCTTTGCTGTTGCTGGTCTGGTCTGGTCTATGGAGACAGCAGACAGGAATTGGCTTCTCGTCCATAGTCGCAGCGGCGGCGCATACTAGGTGTCCTTAAAAATCAGGAACAAACATGACCGTGTTCTCTCCGTCGACAGCAAAGCATGGCTACCATTGCGGCGAAACGCTGGGTGTAATAGTGTCGCTCCAGCCTCCAGGTTGCACGCCGCGTGCCAGAAAGCGGCAGATGGAGTTCTACCCTCACGGCGTGCTGGCCACGCTCGGCCTCGCCACTCTGACGGGCACCTCCGTGCTCGCCGCGTACAGATCAAGGGACGACCCGCGCTCTGCCGCGTTCGTGGCCGGCGCCTACGCCTCCACCGCGCTGCTCTTCCACTTCCTGCGCAAATTCGAGCGCGGGGAAGGGGACAGGGGTAGGACCAAGGTGGCGGTGTGGCTGCTCACGACTCTGCTCACGGCCATGTTCGCCTGCAAGGTTGCCCCGCTGATGCCGCTGGCCGTCAGTTTCTTGGTGTATCTGATGGCGGCCGGAACCGTCGGCGCTGGATTCTGGGCGTTGTTTCTCCATCAGTGAGGTGATCTCCTCGTCCTATACATGCAGAATAATGTGTCCGCCGCTGAATAACTTCTTCCTGCATATGCGGCAGCCAGGTGCCATGCTGCCATCCAACTCTTGTTTCTCCATCAGTGAGGTGATTTCCACGTCCTATATAATAAGCAGAATCATGTGTCCGCCGCTAAATAACTTCTTCATAATATCCGGCTGCTATCCAATTCTTGTTTCCTACTACTTTTACAAATAACTTCTTCCAACATAATATGCGAGTACTTATTTAAAGACAAATCCTTGTTTCTATACAAATGAAGTTATCCCTTTTTACGCAGACATTTATAAACATACATGTGCACTCAGGGGCGGAtctagcggtggggcgggggggggggggggggctcaagccccccctaccaaaaccgaatcagtgcaaattactgtagagcccatatgaatttttaggcaaagttctatagtatagggggggctgagacttaagatcgagcagcagtgttgttcagtccccctaaaatatttcctggatccgccgctgtatGCACTCACTAACTTACTGTTTCTAGTCTGTTAGGCCCTCTTTCGAAAGGGCTTTAAACAGATTTATTAGTTTATTGTTATACTTCTACCATAGGAAGCCGTGGCAGtacttttttttttataaaaaacctATGTGACAGTACCTTGAGTGTGTGCTAAAATATAGGTGAAGTTCAAGCCTTTTGAAGCCCAGCCAAaaagtatctaaataaatgtaTACTAAAATGAACTTTGCTGAAAAGGCAAAATGTAAACTTGCTGAAAATATAGTGCACTTCATGCCCAAACCGACTAACTGAGGGACTTAGGCACTCAACAACCATTATTGTACTCTCTCTGTCCATCCTAAAATGAATAACCTTTAGTGGTATCTAAAGTTATATAATATTTTAAGTTTTACGGATATATTGTTTGGTTCGAGACCGATATGGGTTGGGACAATCCCATTAAAATTTTGAGGGACAAGATCACCCCATCTACTGTTTGACTGGAAGAGGATGGAATCATCTACGATACTGCTACAGCACGAGCGTCCGTCCCGCATCCAAAAGCCGGACGCTACATGGCCTCACGGTGTTCACGTATTGTACCCACTACATAAATATCTGAGACTCCCGCCATGTACTCATGTGGCCACTTAGACTTATCCTTTATTGTTCCatgttgtctctctctctctctcctctgtcTCTCTATTCAAAGCAATAGGGAGGAAGGATGTCATGGAGCCTGTGCATCTCCTCCTCGTCTCGAACTCGCGCAGCCACCCGCCCCACGCGTTTCACGACCATACCCCACCCGCCCTCTGCGCACCGCCACTGAGCTCTGCACGCGTTGCCGCCGAAGAGCCCCGTGTTGCCGGCGAGCTCCACGTCGCCGACATCCATGCATCGTCGTTGAGCTCTGCGCGCGCTGCTGCCTGCGAGCCGCGTGTTGCCAGTGAGCTTTGTGCCGCCGAGGTCCACGCACCGATGAGCTCCGCACTGTCGACCTCCGTGGCATCCAGCTTCGtgctggcgtcgagctccgcgTTGACTAGCCACATTTCTCCCAAGCAGCAAGACGATGTTGCACTAAaattgtatgtttcaagtgtttcatatgcatgttataagtgtttcatgtggatattgcatatgttgccatggctacacatatgttacaagtgtattgttctaaatgtttcatttgtttcagacgtatgctgCATGTGTGTTTATCtaggtgttgcatatgtttcacacatatgttgaaagtgttttctccggatgttgcatatgtttcgcaCATATGTTGCGAGTGTTTTATCCGGATGTTACATATTTTTTTGCAAaggctacacacgtgttttcttggtgtacgtatgttgcaagtgtttcaactctTTTGGACGTATGTTCcatgtgtttcatctagatattgcaaaagtagatctggtgttgtacATGTTATTGTGGGACCCATCTGTCGCAAccgcctgctgcagctgctggaaCTCGCCTGCATGAGTCTGGGTGTGGAGGGGGGGGTGAGCGGTAAGCGTGAAAACGGTGCGGGCGCAGATCGAGACGGAGTAGCATGGAAGACGGAGCGACACGGGCCACGGTGTGGCGCGGGACATGGAGCGACGCAGGACACGGTGTGGGCGCGGTACCCCGAGCGACGTGGGCCCCACGTGAAGCAGGCGTGCGGGCGGGCACATCAGCATGCCTATGCGAGGGCGCGGGCAGGCGCAGCAAGTGCGGGCATCCTGATGCTAGCATGAGTGAATCATCTATGCTTTGTGTTTGTTTTTAAGACATTGGAAGGTGGGATGAGCATATAACAAATAGGGCCCATGTGCCTGCCTTACTTCTACTTTTCCATTCTTCTTCTCCCCATGCGTGCCTCTTCCTTGCCATGGCCGACATTCACCGGTCGTCCCCTCGCCCTCTTTCTCATGGCGGGAGGCCGAGCACGGCCCTCGTCCTCTTTCTTTCTCACACCTGCCACGGAGACCTAGAGCTTGAGTATGGACCATGTTGCGAAGGGTCCTTGCATGTCAGGCTAAGCTCATTTGGGTTCGAAGCCCTATTGCGCTCGCATGTGGCCTGGCAACCTCAGTCGCGGTGTAGTGGCCTCAATGGCGTCGCCAACGTGCTAGCAAATTCATGACATCACCCACGCCCCTGGCGACCTTGGTGACCTCGCTGGTGCGTCCTCTTCTCACTTACACACCCATTGTCACACCTCTCCTTCTTGCACGGCCATGCACTCGTGCCAAGAGCGCTCATCCTTGGGGTAGACCTCGTGTCCAACAAAATTTTGAGAACAAGTTGGCTCAGGATCTATAGGAAATATTCCCTAGTAGTTAGGGTCGCTGCGTCTCGATGTCTCTGAACCAAACACACCAAACACCATTAAAAAATTAAATATCCTCCTTCATCCCATCATACCGTTAAACCAAATGTTCCATAGAAAAGACTACCAATATCCATCACACCGTACAAGTACATGTGTTTCTAACTATTCTAATTTGGTATTATAAATGTTGGTGCTCTTTTCTATAGATTCAGTCATATTTAAGACAATCTGAATCACTATTTAGAAGTTGATTTACTTTAATTGTGTATTTTTTAGCAAATTTAATTGTGTATTCTCTAGCAGCTGTAGCAACTCTGCCCCTGCACCACTCCGCTCCCTGTCCACCATCTGCGTCAATTTCATCGACCCTTGGTATTGTTACGTCACTGTCTGTGCCGACGGTACAACCAACATTGGATCACAGCCTAGGAGTGCCAAAAGTCACCGGGCAGCTGCTACGTCGATAATTTGCACCATTCAAGGGTGTTTGGTTTAGCTCTTTTGCTCCCAAAAGCCCAAAAGCTAATCAAAGGGCACATGCTGGCTCAATAGCTTTTGAAAAAGCCAGCTTTCACGTAGTTTAGTTTTCACAGCTGGGGAGAGGCTGCTTTCACCGgctgggggtgggggtggggggggggttcACTTTCAACGAAATTACCCACACTGTCATTGGTTATCAAGAAAACGTTTCGTTCTTTTCTCTTCTCTTCCCTTCCGCGCGACTCCAAGCCTGTCCGTCCGCAAGTGGCGACGCCTAGGCGGAGCTAGGGTTTGGCCGCAGCGCATCTCGCGGGTCATGCCCCGGCCTCCTCAAGCGCCGCCCGGTCCTCTCCAGCGCCATCCCAGTCCTCTCCGCTGCCGAGAATTGCCGGCCCCGCCCCGTCCCGGCCTCTCTGGTCCAACACGGACCCCTGCCGCCGGGTGCTCGCCGGCCCTGCCTAGCTCCTCGCCAGCCCCCGGAGTCGTCGGTCCCGCCCTGTCCCTCCTCTCTGTTGCGGCGCAGGATTGGTCCTCTTCACTCCTCTCCGCTCTGGTTCGGCCCTGCCCAGCTAGCGAGTGAACCGCGCCAAGCCGCAGCACCTACGGTCGACGCCCCTTTCAACGGCCTCAACTTCATCGATCTACGCCTCCGGTGACCGGATCTGCAACGTAGGTACCTCAATCTCCGATAAATGGTTCGATGCATGTTATTTTATTCAGTACCGTGTGTTGTGTGTATGTTAAAAATGATAGCATGGTATTATGGTAATTTAGAAAGTCTAAAAAATTGCTTTGTTTGATTCAAGAATGGGTGACAAGGAAGATTGGAGTGATTTCTTTTTGAAGCATTTGATTGATATCTGCAAAGGGGAGATAGAAGCTGGGAATAGGCCCCTAGGAATTCTCACTAGTACTGGTTGAAAAAATCTTGTATCTAAGTTTGAAGAAAGAACCGGTGACAAGCGAACAAAGATACAGTTGAAGAACAAATTATACAACATAAAAAAGAAATATGGATGGTTCATGGAGTTCAAGAATTATGCCACCGGACTTGGATGGGACGCGGCAAAGGGAACTGTTGATTGCCCTCAGGAATGGTGGACTGAACACCTTGCTGTAAGAACTGAACTCTCACTATTAATATCCTTTTTCATAATTTGATATGGTGTGTCTTGCTAAAATTTTTCATTCAATTTCAGAGATGCGATAACCGTGAGAATTGACTAAAATGCAACCATGCGAGGTTCAGAAAACAAGGACCGAAGTACCTTGATGATCTTGATCTAATTTTTGGCAAGGTACATTTGACTGGGGCCACTGCATCCTGTCCTGGAGATATATCCTCTGATGAGGCAAGTGATGAGGACGTGGCCGAGGTACCAAAACCTCCATATAATGATAATGTCAAGCTAGCTGCTTTGAAGAAACCAGGAAAAAAGAAACACAAGAGCTCTTGTActgaagacaaagaagagaagagTCCATTTTTCACATGTACAAAAACACATGTTTAAAGATAGAAAGTGCAGCAGACAAGATCTCCTCAAGTGTATCTGCATCATCAGCTCCTCCAACTAATTTAGTCCCCACTATTGGAGAGGCTATGAAGATGGTCGAAGAGTGTGGGGTGGAAGAAGGAACTGCTCTAATGCACCCTGCCACCATGCTGATCATGAAGCCTGAATTTAGAGAGGTCTTCAGCCATATCAAAACAAATAAAGAAAGGCTGGATGTGATTGAGAGGATCATGCTGAAAAGGAGATGATGAGGCGGCAGTGAACCAATTTTTTTCTATTGCTGTCGTGTGAACCAATTTTAATTTCTATTGTTGTCGTGTGAACCTATTTTAAATTTTATTGTGAGAACTATTAGTTATATGGCTGTAACAAATAATTTGCTTGTGCTGAGACTATTTGCTTGTGCTGAGACTATTTGTGAGATTATTTCTTTGTGTGAGATTATATCCTTATGTGAGATTATTTCCTTGTGTCAGATTATTTTCTTGTGTCAGATTATATTCTTGTGCATATACTGATGTATCCTAGGTCAATTGAATTAATAAATTTTAATATCCTTTGTAGATGGATGACAACTTGGAAGGTGTAGCCCAAGAAGGACAGAAGGGACCAGTACTCCTAGCTGAGCTTTCCCAACATGCTGTTGTTATTGGTCAAATGGGTGCACAATACACTAAGTGTTATTTTGACAAAGGTGAGTATAGGGAAACACCAGAAACTAGAATTCAATGGGTGATGAGGTGCTTTGCTTGTCCAAGGTACTTCTATAAGATGTTTCGAATGAGCACCAAGGTCTTCATGGCACTATATGAGTTGCTAGTATCTACCTACGGTTTGACCTCCACTAACAATGTTTCATCCATTGAGTCATTGGCAATGTTCTTGTGGATTGTCGGAGGCCCATAATCATTTTCACAAGCTGAAAATCGCTTCACTCGGTCACTGTGGACAATTCACACTAAGTTTCACGAGGTACTTAAGTGTTTGCGCAAGTTAGGTAAGGACAATATTAAGCCGAGAGATGCTAGTTTTTCTACAGAACATGAAAGAATCAAAGATGAATGTTTCTGGCCTTACTTCAAAGGCGCTATTGGAGCAATAGACGGTCCACATGTTTCAATGGTTGTCCCAGCCGAGGATATGGTTAATTACACATGCCGTCATGGATATACATCTCAGAAATGTGCTAGCTGTTTGTGACTTTGACATGAAGTTTATCTTTGCGGTTGCTGGTTGGTCTGGTTGTGCACATGACACACGTATCCTCAATTATACATTGGCAAATATTCCTTCATTTCCCGTGCCTCCTAAAGGTATACACATATCCTTACTAAGGTAGCAGTAAagtacttgtattattatttgcttATACTGATTTGATTTTATAGGAAAATATTATCTCGTGGACTTTGGTTTTCCAAACCGAATAGGGTATCTGGCCCCTTTCAAAGGAAACACATACCATATACCAGAATTTCATAATCGTTCTAGACCACCTCAAGGGAAGTATGAGGTGTTCAATTTCTTGCATTCATCCCTTCGAAAAAAAAACGACTTTCAGCTTTTCCCACAGCTCTCAGCTCACAGCAGTTTTTTCACAGCCCATAACTCACACCAGCTTTTTCAAAATCCAGGCTCGACCAAACAGGCCTCAGGCTTCCCATGACTTTACCGTATGGCCAAAATCTTCTGGCGTATATATTTTTCAAATTCGGTGGTTGAAACCTGAACAAACTTTGCACCGACTGCGGCGAGATTGTGAGCGGTGGGTGCATGGCCGGTGCGAAAGGAGCCCATATGCTGACAATGTAGGATCTGAGGCCCATGCCGCGCCATCTCATTCGGCTCATGTATGAAAAAGATGGCATTAAGCATTTAATGCATGTACCTCGAACATCATGGAGTTGCACCTCAAGCATGTGATACACAAAACCAACCTCAAACTTAGGGTCTAGTCATATGAGATAAAAAATACTTCATTCATCCCAAAATTAAATAAACGCACATTATGCTTCTTTATGAGTTAAACTCTTCTAAGTTTTACTTAttatatagaaaataatatcaatatttgtatctctaaataagtttgttacgaaagtatatatatttggtcaaacttaaaaataTTTAACTCTTTggttaagagcaagtataattaAGGGCTGTAAGTAGGCTATATGCTGAGGTggaagagagaaaaagagagagagggaaagcGTGTTGTAAGTTTACAGGCGACTAAgacacaagaaccaaaaaacttggtgagagagacaagtgagctatgtattaatagtgaagagcCAACTAATATATGGATGGGCTGAGAGACGACTACAAAGAACCGAGGGAGCAGCTTTTTGCATGTAACATTGTGCTTGCCCAATAACTTACTATATATACAAATCAAGTGTTTACAAGGACGGCTTTGATTATAGAGGTTATAGGGGACGGGCGGAAGCCACTGCTTTGGCCGTTGATTGTGCATCAAATTTGTGCAAAAAGAACCAAGATGGTTCTTGTCCAGTCTTGCCGATAAACGCGGAGTAATCCCAGGCGTAAAAATGCGGTAAAGGAGACAGCTGTGAGGATCGTTGATGTTTTTGAGTTGTTTATTTTGACCAAGTACACCCAATGCAAACAGCTCCAGAAGCACATTTGTCAAAATCTGCGCCCCTGCGCGGGCCGGCCGGCCGACCGTTTGCAGCTTTGCGCGTTCGTGACCAAATCCACCGAACAGACGTTGGAGGGACGCAGAACGGCAGAAGATGACAAACGGATACATTGCACAAATCCAtctcatgcatgcatatatataagtCGGAGGGCGAAATTTCACTTGGAGTGCATCTTCCGGACGAATGATGGACCGTGGCGATGGTCACATTTCTCTCCTCGCCAAGCTCGGCCTGGCCGTCCTGACGTGCAACTCCCTCGTGGCCGCCTACAGGTCGTGGGGCGACCCGGGCTCGCTCGCGTTCGTGGAGCTCGCCTACGCcgcgctgctgctcctcctgcatTTCCTGCGCAGGTTcgagcgcgcggcggcggcgcctgcggACAGGGGGAGGGCGAAGGCGGCGGTCTGGGCGCTCTCCACTCTGCTCACCGCAATGTTCGCGGCGAGGGTGGCTCCGCTGATGCCGCTGCCGGTCGGCGTGGCGGTCTGGGCGGTGGCGGCCGTGACGGCCGGCGGTGGCTTCTGGGCGCTATTTATTAGTCACTGACGAGGCTAATTCAGAACGCATGCCCAGTGCCCATATCGAGCAAGAGTGAGGAGGGACTGCGTGCTCATGCTGAGCAGTGAAGCCAAGGCCCAGCGTCTCTGGGTGCTGGGTGGCCGTCGGGGTCGCGTCAGGTCGATACAATTGCCTTTTCGTCTTCGTGTGTTTAAAAAGAATCCCTAGCTTACTGCCTTACTCCATTGTGTATTGCCTTCGGTGTCACTGTGCCAGGCTGCGGGGTGCTGGACTGCTGGCTATATGCTTCTTGCTGCAGTCTGccattgtaaaaaaaaaaagagacatgAAAAGTAAAGagaagatgaggaagaagatgctgCGCAGCTGTTAACTGTACTGCGGTGGTGCAATTAAATGAAATTACTGACGTACTCATTACAAGTTACAACCTATATGTTTTTATTGTCACACTAGattcatgcccgtgcgttgcaccggGTGCACAAATTTTTGGCCG
The nucleotide sequence above comes from Miscanthus floridulus cultivar M001 chromosome 18, ASM1932011v1, whole genome shotgun sequence. Encoded proteins:
- the LOC136519875 gene encoding uncharacterized protein, producing MTVFSPSTAKHGYHCGETLGVIVSLQPPGCTPRARKRQMEFYPHGVLATLGLATLTGTSVLAAYRSRDDPRSAAFVAGAYASTALLFHFLRKFERGEGDRGRTKVAVWLLTTLLTAMFACKVAPLMPLAVSFLVYLMAAGTVGAGFWALFLHQ
- the LOC136523394 gene encoding uncharacterized protein; its protein translation is MMDRGDGHISLLAKLGLAVLTCNSLVAAYRSWGDPGSLAFVELAYAALLLLLHFLRRFERAAAAPADRGRAKAAVWALSTLLTAMFAARVAPLMPLPVGVAVWAVAAVTAGGGFWALFISH